From the genome of Glycine max cultivar Williams 82 chromosome 2, Glycine_max_v4.0, whole genome shotgun sequence, one region includes:
- the LOC100800919 gene encoding salicylic acid-binding protein 2 isoform X2, with protein sequence MFFISMIISGNCIDKKHYVLVHGACHGAWSWYKLKPRLESAGHKITSLDLAASGINMKKIDDVHTFSQYSDPLLRLMATIPKNEKVVLVGHSLGGLNIALAMDKFPKKYNERTPSSAWLDTEFAPSGNKTSMFFGPNFLSNKLYQLSPIEDLELAKTLVRPSSLFVEDLSTQKNFSKEGYGSVPRAYIVCTEDIAIPMEYQLWMIQNAGINDVLKIKGADHMAMNSKPRELFESLEKIVTKYA encoded by the exons atgttttttataagcATGATCATTTCAGGGAATTGCATAGATAAGAAGCATTATGTTCTGGTGCATGGGGCATGCCATGGAGCTTGGAGTTGGTACAAACTCAAGCCACGCTTGGAATCTGCAGGCCACAAGATCACATCACTCGACCTTGCAGCTTCTggcatcaacatgaagaaaattgaTGATGTTCATACTTTCTCACAATACTCTGACCCTTTGTTGCGGCTAATGGCCACAATTCCCAAAAATGAGAAGGTAGTTCTAGTTGGTCACAGCCTTGGGGGGCTTAACATTGCACTTGCCATGGACAAATTCCCAAAAAAG TACAATGAGAGGACCCCGTCGTCTGCATGGTTGGACACAGAATTTGCTCCAAGTGGAAACAAAACATCAATGTTCTTTGGTCCCAACTTCTTGTCCAACAAGCTATACCAGCTCTCCCCCATTGag GACCTTGAATTGGCCAAGACTTTAGTAAGGCCATCATCACTCTTCGTTGAAGACTTGTCTACGCAGAAGAACTTCTCCAAAGAGGGATATGGGTCAGTTCCACGTGCATATATTGTTTGCACTGAGGACATTGCAATTCCAATGGAATATCAGCTCTGGATGATCCAAAATGCCGGGATTAATGACGTTCTAAAGATCAAAGGCGCAGATCATATGGCTATGAATAGCAAGCCTCGAGAACTATTTGAATCTCTCGAGAAAATAGTTACAAAATATGCATAA
- the LOC106794294 gene encoding salicylic acid-binding protein 2 gives MSSENCLGRKHYVLVHGACHGAWCWYKLKPRLESEGHKVTVLNHAASGINMKKIEDVDTFSEYTEPLLQLLDTIPSNEKVVLVGHSLGGMSIAIAMEKFPEKVAVGVFLAAFAPDVEHRPSYVLEKYNERTPSEEWLDTEFCQCGNKTLIFFGPKFLSYKLYQLCPIEDLELAMTLARPSSYFIEDLSKEKNFSKQRYGSVPRVYIVCPEDLGIPLNYQHWMIQNAGFNDVAEINGADHMPMFCKPQELCDSLQQIAAKYQ, from the exons ATGAGTTCGGAAAATTGTTTAGGCAGGAAGCATTATGTGCTGGTGCATGGGGCATGCCATGGAGCATGGTGTTGGTATAAGTTGAAGCCACGGTTGGAATCTGAAGGCCACAAGGTCACAGTGCTCAACCATGCAGCTTCTggcatcaacatgaagaaaattgaGGATGTTGACACTTTCTCAGAGTACACTGAGCCTTTGCTGCAGCTATTGGACACAATTCCCTCAAATGAGAAGGTAGTTCTAGTTGGTCACAGCCTTGGGGGGATGAGCATAGCAATTGCAATGGAAAAATTTCCAGAAAAGGTAGCAGTTGGTGTTTTCTTAGCTGCTTTTGCTCCAGACGTTGAACACCGCCCATCTTACGTCTTGGAAAAG TACAATGAGAGGACCCCATCCGAGGAATGGTTGGACACGGAATTTTGCCAGTGTGGGAACAAAACATTAATTTTCTTTGGTCCCAAGTTCTTGTCTTACAAGCTCTATCAACTCTGCCCCATTGAG GACCTTGAATTGGCCATGACTTTGGCAAGGCCATCATCATATTTCATCGAAGATTTGTCTAAGGAAAAGAACTTCTCCAAACAAAGATATGGGTCAGTTCCACGTGTTTATATTGTTTGTCCTGAAGACCTTGGAATTCCATTGAATTACCAACACTGGATGATCCAAAATGCTGGGTTCAATGACGTTGCGGAGATCAACGGCGCAGATCATATGCCAATGTTTTGCAAGCCGCAAGAATTATGTGATTCTCTCCAGCAGATAGCTGCTAAATACCAATGA
- the LOC100800919 gene encoding salicylic acid-binding protein 2 isoform X1, whose amino-acid sequence MFFISMIISGNCIDKKHYVLVHGACHGAWSWYKLKPRLESAGHKITSLDLAASGINMKKIDDVHTFSQYSDPLLRLMATIPKNEKVVLVGHSLGGLNIALAMDKFPKKVTVGVFLAAFAPDTEHQPSYVLEKYNERTPSSAWLDTEFAPSGNKTSMFFGPNFLSNKLYQLSPIEDLELAKTLVRPSSLFVEDLSTQKNFSKEGYGSVPRAYIVCTEDIAIPMEYQLWMIQNAGINDVLKIKGADHMAMNSKPRELFESLEKIVTKYA is encoded by the exons atgttttttataagcATGATCATTTCAGGGAATTGCATAGATAAGAAGCATTATGTTCTGGTGCATGGGGCATGCCATGGAGCTTGGAGTTGGTACAAACTCAAGCCACGCTTGGAATCTGCAGGCCACAAGATCACATCACTCGACCTTGCAGCTTCTggcatcaacatgaagaaaattgaTGATGTTCATACTTTCTCACAATACTCTGACCCTTTGTTGCGGCTAATGGCCACAATTCCCAAAAATGAGAAGGTAGTTCTAGTTGGTCACAGCCTTGGGGGGCTTAACATTGCACTTGCCATGGACAAATTCCCAAAAAAGGTAACAGTTGGTGTTTTCTTAGCTGCTTTTGCTCCAGACACTGAACACCAACCATCTTATGTCTTGGAAAAG TACAATGAGAGGACCCCGTCGTCTGCATGGTTGGACACAGAATTTGCTCCAAGTGGAAACAAAACATCAATGTTCTTTGGTCCCAACTTCTTGTCCAACAAGCTATACCAGCTCTCCCCCATTGag GACCTTGAATTGGCCAAGACTTTAGTAAGGCCATCATCACTCTTCGTTGAAGACTTGTCTACGCAGAAGAACTTCTCCAAAGAGGGATATGGGTCAGTTCCACGTGCATATATTGTTTGCACTGAGGACATTGCAATTCCAATGGAATATCAGCTCTGGATGATCCAAAATGCCGGGATTAATGACGTTCTAAAGATCAAAGGCGCAGATCATATGGCTATGAATAGCAAGCCTCGAGAACTATTTGAATCTCTCGAGAAAATAGTTACAAAATATGCATAA
- the LOC100816222 gene encoding salicylic acid-binding protein 2 — protein sequence MGSENCIDKKHFVLVHGACHGAWCWYKLKPRLESAGHKVTVLDLAASGANMKKIEDVDTFSQYTEPLLFLLDTIPSNEKVVLVGHSFGGLNIALAMEKFPEKVAVGVFLTAFAPDVEHHPSYVLEKYSERTPLAAWLDTEFAPSGNKTTMFFGPNFLSDKLYQLSPIEDFELAKTLIRPSSLFMEDLTKQKNFSKEGYGSVPRAFIVCTEDLAIPLEYQLFMIQNVGFNEVVEIKGTDHMAMLCKPQELFDSLQQIATKYA from the exons ATGGGTTCAGAAAATTGTATAGATAAGAAGCACTTTGTGCTGGTGCATGGGGCATGCCATGGAGCATGGTGTTGGTATAAGCTCAAGCCACGCTTGGAATCTGCTGGCCACAAGGTCACAGTGCTTGACCTTGCAGCTTCTGGagccaacatgaagaaaattgaAGATGTTGACACTTTTTCACAGTATACTGAGCCTTTGTTGTTTCTATTGGACACAATTCCCTCAAATGAAAAGGTAGTTCTAGTTGGTCACAGCTTTGGAGGGCTGAACATAGCACTTGCCATGGAGAAATTTCCAGAAAAGGTAGCAGTTGGTGTTTTCCTAACAGCTTTTGCTCCAGACGTTGAACACCACCCATCTTATGTCTTGGAAAAG TACAGCGAGAGGACCCCGTTAGCTGCATGGTTAGACACTGAATTTGCTCCAAGtggaaacaaaacaacaatgtTCTTTGGCCCCAACTTCTTGTCCGACAAGCTCTACCAACTATCCCCAATTGAG GATTTTGAATTGGCCAAGACTTTAATAAGGCCATCATCACTCTTCATGGAAGACTTGACTAAACAAAAGAACTTCTCCAAAGAGGGATATGGGTCAGTGCCACGTGCCTTTATTGTTTGCACTGAGGACCTTGCAATTCCATTGGAATATCAGCTCTTCATGATCCAAAATGTTGGGTTCAATGAAGTTGTAGAGATCAAAGGCACAGACCATATGGCTATGCTTTGCAAGCCACAAGAACTATTTGATTCCCTCCAGCAGATAGCGACTAAATATGCATGA